The proteins below come from a single Deinococcus roseus genomic window:
- a CDS encoding imelysin family protein: MKHTLTTLLLLTGAASASDLQGIKTYLTTRTAQLTQDAQKLKQAAERYYNIVQNSKSDYQAVYSSHRSAVLGALAESKNAWKAASPRYETVEGIVAGVEMLSRYDVLLDAGVSGKEGGEDVAPYDLKLKSGKIIGKPGNVFGVLEGTLFGTDATYTRLKVDVNGNGKTDLGEVLPDAEVLLAAAEALLTFAKGLHQDAQKWNPSRADAFGALIGNVPTVGDFFESWKTSRFVARTGASKDFAVISRLSDIVDNISSWQAIYSGLQSDVKKKDAQRDARIVKGFTDLKGYVSGIFKQEQQGKRYTREAAEMLGQEAQNRATRIASEIRQAAAQLGVVIAE, from the coding sequence ATGAAGCACACCCTGACCACCCTCCTGCTGCTCACCGGCGCTGCCAGCGCCAGCGACCTGCAAGGCATCAAAACCTACCTGACTACTCGCACGGCTCAGCTCACCCAGGATGCCCAGAAGCTGAAGCAGGCTGCAGAGCGTTATTACAACATCGTACAGAACAGCAAATCCGATTATCAGGCTGTTTACAGCAGCCACAGGAGCGCCGTGCTGGGTGCCCTTGCAGAGAGCAAAAACGCCTGGAAAGCCGCCAGCCCCCGTTATGAAACTGTGGAAGGCATCGTGGCCGGAGTGGAAATGCTCTCCAGATACGACGTGCTGCTGGACGCCGGGGTTTCGGGCAAAGAGGGCGGGGAAGATGTGGCCCCCTACGACCTCAAGCTGAAAAGCGGCAAGATTATTGGCAAACCCGGCAACGTCTTCGGGGTGCTGGAAGGCACGCTGTTCGGGACGGACGCCACCTACACCCGCCTGAAAGTGGATGTCAACGGCAACGGCAAGACCGATCTGGGAGAGGTGCTCCCTGATGCCGAAGTGCTGCTGGCCGCCGCCGAAGCGCTGCTCACCTTTGCAAAAGGCCTTCATCAGGATGCCCAGAAATGGAACCCCAGCCGTGCAGATGCGTTTGGTGCCCTCATTGGCAATGTGCCCACCGTGGGAGACTTCTTCGAGAGCTGGAAAACCTCCCGCTTTGTGGCCAGAACCGGAGCCAGCAAAGACTTCGCGGTGATCTCCCGTCTGTCGGACATTGTGGACAACATCTCCAGCTGGCAGGCCATCTACTCTGGTTTGCAGTCAGATGTGAAAAAGAAAGATGCCCAGCGCGATGCCCGCATCGTGAAGGGCTTCACGGACCTCAAGGGTTACGTTTCGGGCATCTTCAAACAGGAACAGCAGGGCAAGCGCTACACCCGCGAAGCCGCCGAAATGCTGGGACAGGAAGCCCAGAACCGCGCCACCCGCATTGCCAGTGAAATCCGTCAGGCTGCTGCACAACTGGGCGTGGTGATCGCAGAGTGA
- a CDS encoding DUF4344 domain-containing metallopeptidase produces MKPKNALVVFLLLVLASLSSATAQNGKLVPRYESSERFNVLFRYFSNADFLKDLLDPINAAINLPVDVPVVMGQCDEANAFYSPEDQMLIVCYELVQEFYDLTQQDSPETALDRTREALGFVVYHELGHALIDLLELPIVGREEDVADQFAVMVLATWDTEHLHMILEGADMFERSARVAPADEMAFWDEHSLHEQRYANFLCWAYGSNPQEYRIYLELAILSERRKSRCVNEYNQLVHGWITLLNPYLKPEPSP; encoded by the coding sequence ATGAAACCCAAAAATGCTCTGGTTGTGTTTCTGTTGCTGGTGCTGGCTTCCCTTTCCTCTGCAACAGCGCAGAATGGCAAATTGGTTCCGAGGTATGAATCCAGTGAACGGTTCAATGTGCTGTTCCGCTACTTCAGCAATGCTGATTTTTTGAAAGATTTGCTGGACCCCATCAATGCAGCCATCAACCTGCCAGTGGACGTGCCCGTGGTGATGGGCCAGTGCGACGAGGCCAATGCCTTTTACAGTCCAGAAGACCAGATGTTGATTGTGTGCTATGAGCTGGTCCAGGAATTTTATGACCTCACCCAGCAGGACAGTCCTGAAACGGCTTTAGACAGGACCAGAGAGGCACTGGGTTTTGTGGTGTACCACGAGCTCGGACATGCCCTGATTGACCTGCTGGAACTCCCCATTGTGGGCCGGGAAGAAGATGTGGCAGACCAGTTTGCGGTGATGGTGCTGGCCACCTGGGACACCGAACACCTGCACATGATCCTGGAGGGGGCAGACATGTTTGAACGCTCGGCCAGGGTGGCTCCTGCAGATGAAATGGCTTTCTGGGACGAGCACAGCCTCCATGAACAGCGGTATGCCAACTTCCTGTGCTGGGCGTATGGTTCCAATCCGCAGGAGTACCGGATTTACCTGGAGCTTGCCATCCTCTCCGAACGGCGCAAATCCCGTTGCGTCAATGAATACAACCAGCTGGTGCATGGCTGGATCAC